Part of the Syntrophorhabdales bacterium genome, CTCGTTGATCGTTAACGGCAAATCGATCAAAGAGATCAGCCACCAACTCTCGCTTGCCCGCCCAACCATAAGCACCTACCGCACGCGTATTCTCCAGAAGATGAAAATGAAATCTAATGCCGAATTGGCACGATATGCTGCAAAGCACGGCCTTGTTGATTGAAAATAGAAAAGCCTCTTTTTTGTAGTCGGACGACTACAACTCGGATGACATAATTCTACACAAAAAACGACTGGCGATTATTGAAAGCCGGTGCCTCTTTCCGTTACTATCGATTCAGGTTCTGTTTCGCATTTGGATCTAAATCGAAAAGGAGGTGAATGCGATTTCGTCAGCGGATGGGCAACTATGGTTTGCCTGGATAATGGAATGTCTAATGAAAGGAGCAATCATATGAAGAAAACGATTTGCGCAATCGCTGTAATGGCTGTTTTTGGTCTGGTCTTTTTTCATTGCGCCACGCTTTTTGCCGCACCAGATACGTCAGCACCCATAAGAGTCGTTGTCGTGTCCGGCAGTAATTACGAGATGGGCGTGCAGTATGGCGAGCAGGCAGCGGACCTTATCGCTGCCAATCGGGACGTAACCTGGCAGATACTCGACAATGAAGTAACCGTCTTCAAAGGCGGCCCGCTCCTGGGTCACGACGGGGTACTCAAAGACATACAAGTCTGGACCTACTACATTGAGAAGTATGACCCTCAGATGAAGGAATGGCTCCGCGGGATATCAAAGGGATGCAAGAACAAGGGCGTCCATATCAGCTACGTTGACCTTATAGCGCTCATGGTTTTACCCCAGGAACTATGGGCTCGCCCGGGCGCACCGTATCCCTCAGAAACCGGCGTGGCTTCCCTGCAGAACGAGAAGGCGACGGCTCTGGCCAAGGCGCGCACCGGTAATCGCGCGCAGGCTTCCTGCACTTCCTTCGCAGCGACCGGAAACGCCACGCAGGACCATCAGTCAATGGTCTCCCTTACAACCGGATTCATCGAAGACATAAAATCGTTTGTTATTCTTATCGCGTTTCCAGATGAGGGCGAGCGTTTTATAGATTTGACCATGGCTGGTAGGATTGCAAGCAACACCGGTATGAATGACAAGTTTGCCTGGATCATGACGGCTTCGGTAACCGATCCCAGGACACCCTGCGCCACAAACTGGGGAGTCACTTCAGAAGTCTACTTTCACTATATGCTGCAGTATGCTAAATCGCCCGCGGACGCAATGAAGTATCTGGACGCAACTCCCAAAGGAGGTGTGACAGGCATCTTTCTTTTTGCGGACAAATCGGGTGATGTGTTTGCATACGAATGCAGCTATTGCGGCTGCCTGAAAAGGAAACCGGGCGATCTCGGAGAGAACAAAGACTTCGTTGCCACTACAAATGATTACAACAGCCCTGCGATGATACCCTACAGAATCCCTGCGGACTGGTTCCCGGACACTTACGTGCGGTACAACACCATTTTCAAGGAACTCTCTAATGCTCCACGTGGAACTATCGGCCTGGACTTTGCCAAAGCCGCATGGTTGTCCAACAAGTGGTACGATGCCGCAAAAAAGCAATGGAACACTGTAGTCCCCAACGACTTCTCTCAGCTTGACATGACTACCGATCCCCCTACCTCCTTCGTCTGCTACGTTCCCGGCAATAACTGCGAGGGCGGCGAGGGCCAGGTGATCCAATTTCCCGTGCGAAATACAACCTATCTCCAATCCGGGGGACCGGCGGGCACGTCAATCAAATATTACTGGCCGGACGATCCCAAACCGACCGGCGAATACACGAAGTGGCAGCTAAAGAATTCTATTGATAAAGTAGCCGGCGCTGCATCCGATGACGCCTGGGAAATGTTGCAGGCCGCTTGGTCTGCTTTCACTCGTAAGGCTTCTGGATTAAATGCTGCTACTCGAAAGGAGCTCACGGATTTGCTCAGTGAGGCGACTGAGGCATGGTGGAAAGGCAGAATGGCAGAAGCGGCCGCGGAAAACACCTCTCACGGTCGCGACAAAGGGCAAGTATCTCTCTGGAGTACTGCACTTACCGACTATGCTACGGCACAGCTCTATTCTCAGATGGTCACGACGAAGCTGAAATAAGTGCGCACCGATCACTTACAGATGCGCGCGTCGATAAGCCCATTAACAACAAGCTGCCGCTTCGATCGACCGAGGCGGCAGCTTGCTCTGGTAAGGAGGTAAGTGTTGCATTGACACCTCTGGCCATAGCTGTTACCATCGAATCATTGAGCGCTGTTATCACAACGAAGATGTATCGGGAGGGAGAGATGAAAATCACAGTTTTGTTGTTTGCTGTTTTGATCTGCTGTTTCCAGACAGCCGCTTACGCCGCACCGCCGCCTGCATTCGTTCCGGAGAAAGGCAAGACGGCCCTCATCGTGGTTGATATGCAGAATGACTTCGTGAGGGACGGCGGTATCCTCCAAACCAAAGCAGCGAAGGCCACATTGGGTGCCAACAAGAAACTCATAGACTACTTTCACGCCAACAAGATGCCGGTTATCTACACGAGACTTGTCGATGTTAACGACAATCAAAGAGTCCGTCTCATGAAGGTTGGGCGCCCGGATGCGTTAAAAGCAAACGCCATTGTTCCGGGGTTCAAGAGGTTCTACCCGGACGTGCAGAAGGAGCTCGATTCGGCGGATGTGGTGGACGAGATCTACCCCGCAAAAGGGGACACTGTCATCGACAAGGATCTCTTCGACGCGTTCCAAGGGACAAACCTGGATATCACCCTCAAGGCGAACGGAATCCGGACAGTACTGGTCACCGGGACCGTAACGCAGATCTGCGTGGATTCGACAGGCAAAGGCGCTTTCAATAATGGCTATAACGCCGTGCTTATTTCTGATGCAATCTCCACCGATGCTTCGGAGCCTTACGTCAAGGAATTGCTGACTAATTTTGGAAGACTCTGGGGAAGGGTCATGACATCTGACCAGGCGATCCAGGAATTATCGCGCTGAGTGTCAGTCGCCTCCGGAATAGATTCCCACGGGCAAGCTCTGGTACTTACGATATGCGTTCGCGCAAACATTGCATACATTCGCCCACGTTCAAAGCGTGGTGCTCTGCTGGCTCGCGCCGCCCGTAAGGAATCTATCCAGCGAGCACGGCTCGCGAGAGGGGGAGGCCGGGTACCCGCTTGCGGGTGATGGCTTTGCCACTGGAGGGGGCGACGCCGAGCCCCAGCGATAGACCGCCTCTACTGGTTTCTCAGCACCACCTTCTTCATATAAGGCCGCAGGTCATTCGAAGAGAATCGTCTTGATCTTCGCGAGGATCGCCTTGTCTGCCTTGGCGACCGCAGCAATCTCAGCGGCCAGTTCGTCACCAGTCGCCGGGTCTACCGTGACCTTCATTTTCGCGGCATCGGCGAGGAATGCCGGGTCCCTCACCATGTCGTCGAAGGCCTTGCGCAGCATTGCCACGCGCTCCCTAGGGACGCCCGGAGGCGCAACGAAAGGCCGAGCGAAGTCATTCACAGCATGAACTCCGACCTCTACGACCTTTTTCTGCTCATCTGTCTTGGCGAACTCTATCAACCTCGGAACCTTTGGAAGTTCTTTGATGGGCTTCGGAACAAACTGCAGTGCCACGAACACCTCGTCTGAATCGGGTTTGAGCCAGCTGGTTTTCGCGCTGTCCCAGCCTGGAGGTCCTCCTGCAACCTCTCCGCTCTCCATGGCAATGCGGATTTCGGTAGTGCCTTTGTAACCGGAGACGATCTGGAGTGGGAAGCCGATGTACTTCGCCATTCGCAGGGCACCCTCGGAGGAGTTCCCCTTTGACAGGCCACCCACTTTGACGGGCACGGGTGAGGCCCGCAGTTTCTCCGCGGAAGTGATGCCGCTCTTCTTGCTAAGTACTAGTACGACGTTGTCCTTGTAAGAGGCACCGATGAAATTGAACTTCTCACCGTCAAAGTCATAACCAGGCTCTCCCAGGAACTGTCCTAATATGAAACCACCGAGGATGTGGCCGATTGTGAGGCCGTCAGGCTTGGTCGCCGAATACAAATTCTTGATTTGGATAAGCCCCCCGGCTCCCGGGATGTTTTCGACAACGATGGTCGGCTTTCCCGGGATGTGGTTGCCCCAATGCCTGGCGACAATACGGGCCCACGCATCGTAACCGCCCCCCGGGGTTGTGCCCACCGTGATCCGGATTACTTTACCCTCGTAATACGGAGCAGCAGCAAGATCTCCCACGGCAACTGCAATCAAAACCGACAGCATCATACATATCGACAGCACCTGCTTCATAGGTTTTTTCCTCATCTCTCTTCACTCTTTGACATCACCCAAACCTATCCTCAACAGTTTGCAAGGTATTCGGCATATATATAACCTAAAATACTCCAATGTCACCTAAAAAATTATACGTCAGGCACAGCCTCGTTCCGGGTGGCAACCGTGGCACTGATGTTCGTTATTTTCATTGACACCTTCACTAACTTTAAACTACATTGGAACGTAATTCCAAAAAACACATTGCGAGACAAGGGGGCACAACTATGAGGCCTGGGAGCAGTAAATCGGTGTGGATTGGTCTTGCTTTATGCATTGGTCTCTTTTTTCTTTGGAGCGCAAACGCATCGGCCGCCGAGCAGCCGCCGATTAGAGTAGGGATACTCCTCCCCTATACCGGCGTGAACGCGCTGGCAGCGAAGCTGACGAATGACGGTGCAGAGTTATACTTCGACGAGATCGGCAGAAAGGCAGGCGGGCGCACCATCCAGATAGTCAAGGAGGATACCGAGCTTAACCCGACTGTTGGCTTGACGAAAGTGCGGCGTCTGGTTGAAGAACAAAAAGTTAACTTCATCATAGGCCCTCTCAGCAGTGCCGTAGGTCTAGCCATTCACGATTACATCCGCAGGCAGAAAGTAGTCCAGATAAACCCTGTTGCCACCGCGAAAGAATTGACCTCCCCGGATAAAGCGAGCGAAAACGTTTTCCGCGTGTGCGAGACAGCCGACCAGAGCAGTTTTACCATGGGAAAATGGGTCTACAAGAATACCGCCTACCGCAATATGGTGCTTTCGTCCGCTGACTGGGCGGCAGGACATGATTCGCTGGACGCATTTAAGGCGGGCTTTACGGAGGCCGGAGGGAAGATCCTGAAAGAAGTGTATCCCAAGATGGGCACCATGGATTTCGCGCCCTTCTTGAGCGTCATTGATGTCAAGGGTGCGGACGCGGTGTATACGTTCTATACCGGCACAGATGCTGTACGCTTCGTGCAACAGTATGAGGAGTTCGGGCTAAAGAAAAGGCTTCCCCTTCTCGGTCACAACGTCCTGACCGATGATCCCTATCTGGCAAGCATTGGAGACCCTGCTCTCGGTATCATCACGATCGGCCATTACTCCGCAGCCCTGGATACTCCCAAAAGCCGGGCGTTCGTAAAGGCGTACACCGCCAAATACGGTGAGCCCCCTTCCAGGTATGCTGAGTACGGTTACACCGCTGCGAATGTAATCGGAGCAGCAATTGCGTCCCTCAAAGGCGATGTTCAGGATCCCACCCGCGTAGCCAAGGAGGTCATGCAGATAGCGCCTAAGATCGAAACCCCTGCGGGTCCGCTTGCTTTTGACAAGTATCACCAGAGGATCATGACCATGTACATACTGAAAGTGGAAAAAAAGGACGGAAAGCTGGTCAATGCTGTTATCGATAGAATACCAGGAGTAGCCCAGGCCGATGTCTGGAAATACTGGCAACACAAGTAGCTCGTACAGCATCTCCATCCGCCAAGCTTTTATTCATGATTTGGAGTCACTTTTCGGGTACCACCTTGTATGTTCCTTTGCAGTGCTCGTCCACGAGGTATTGCTCAGGACTGTTTGTGTAAATGTGCGCCCATTGTGTGAAGTTGCTGTACACCTTCGAGGTGCCATCCCAATAGGTCACGGTCATCTGCAACGTGCGAAACTCTTCTCTAAAATCGCAGGCCAGCTGATCGAAGGTTATGATCTCCTTTTGCGCTGCCCCTTTCTTGAATACTCTTTTTCGCCACACCTGCAGGTATCGTTGAGGTGTTTCCAGTACCGCCTGTTTATCATAGTAATATTCCGTTCCATCTCTCCCTCTCATGTACATGGTCCAGTTTCTTTCCGAGTCCTCTGCCGCGCCAGCGCGCAGCGCGCTTAGGCCAAGGATTAACTGCACCAAGATAGCCACAGTCAATCCTCCGGATAGCTTCTTCATATACCCACCCTCCTTACCGTCTTGTCCGTCTCCGCTATGTTACCACAATCGCCAGGCAACAGGGGAGCAAATCAAACGACGTGCAGCGTTGAACCGATGACTATTTTGGGATACTCTCCGACCCAGTACCGGAAGACTACATTCCTTTGCCATTGCTGGGAGCGCATAATAATCGGGCAGCGGTCGTTTCTGGCAAATCTTCCTTCACGGTCTTACATTAGTTGAAGTAGAATGCTTTGATGCACAGGAGGTGCACCGTGTCACTTTCTCTACTTCTGAATGGTCGTTCTTTGATCCTGCTTTTCTTCGTCGTCACGTTCATGGGGGGACCGGCTCTTCTGGTAGCGCCCTGTCCCTCGCAAGCAGCCCCTTCTGTTGATCTGAGTACAGCCATCGTGGAGATCGCAAAGAAGACCATCCCTGCCGTTGCCCATATCGAAGTAACCGAGCGCCAGGAAGTGGCAAACCCCTTTCTTCCCTTCGAGGGCGACCCTTTTTTCCGCTACTTTTTCGGTAATCCCAAGATGCCCAAGAAATTCAAGCGCGAGGTAAGGGGACTGGGGACCGGCATGATTATTGATGCTCGCGGCCATATCCTGACCAACTATCACGTGGCAGGCGGCGCGACAAAGATTGAGGTAGTCCTTGCCAATGGAAAGCACTACCAGGCGAAGCTCGTTGGAGGAGACCCGAAAACAGACCTCGCAGTCATAGAGATCCCAACCAAGGAACAGCTTCCTTACGTAACCTTTGGAGATTCGGACAAGGTAGAAGTCGGCGAATGGGTGGTGGCCATAGGTCACCCGCGTGGTCTGGATCAGACCGTGACGCAGGGCATTATCAGCGCAAAGCACCGCCGCGGCATTACCGATCCGACGAGCTATCAGGATTTTTTGCAGACAGATGCCCCCATCAACCCGGGGAACAGCGGCGGCCCCCTTCTCAATTTGAGGGGTGAAGTGATCGGCGTCAATGCTGCGATTGCATCGGAGTCCGGAGGTTCCGAGGGAATCGGTTTCGCGATACCGAGCAACATAGCCCAACACATCAGCAAGCTACTGATCGCGCATGGCAAAGTCGAGCGAGGCTGGCTGGGGGTTGGCGTACAGGATCTCACTCAGGAACTTGCCAAATCGGCAGGTGTCGACACTCTCAAGGGCGCCTACGTGAGTGAGGTCGTCAAAGGAGGACCGGCCGAAAGAGCCGGTCTGAAAAAGGGCGACATTGTTGTTGCTTACCAGGGAAAGGAGATTGCGGACGCGAGTTCCCTCCGGAACGAAGCGGCCAATACACCCATAGGCAGCGACGCTCGTGTCACTATTCTGCGCGCCGGCAAAAAACATGACCTTACAATCCACATCGGAAGCTTGCAGGAGGCGACCAAGATTCTGGCTGCCTCGCTCAAAGAGCGTTTGGGAGCTGAGTTTCGTGCTGTCACGCCCCAGGAAGTGAGCAAGTACGGGCTTGAAAGCAACCAGGGCGTTGCGATCACACGGGTCGACGCGAAAGGGCCGCTGGGAGAGGTTGGTTTCGAACCAGGGGATCTCATCCTTCAGATTGAAGGACAAACAATCAGCAGCCTCGAGAATTTCATCGAGCTCGTCAGCTCATTAAAACCGGGCGTTCGTGTCACCCTGGTCGCGGTGGATCACAGGAGTGGCAACGCGGGTCAGGTGCAGGTAACAGTGCGATGACCTCATTGGACCATTGTTGGAGGCGGCTCCACTATCCGGATCTCGCCGAAATTCTGTTCGTACCTGAAGAGGTTTTCTTCAAGAGCCTTCACGATGCGTTTCATGTGCCCCGGGGTCACGATGATTCGCGAGACAAGGTGGGCCCCATTGTGTGACTGAAGCAACCAGTCGATGGTGAATTCCTCCGGCCCATGCCCCACAATCATGCTGTTGGCGTATCGCCCTCTCGACAACTCGTCGGTCGTGTTGATCTGTATCTGTTCTGCTCCGCCTTTTCCTATGTCCATCCTCTCCTCCTCTGTTGATTGGGCGCTTTGGGCTCGATTATGTCACAAGGCCGGCATCCTCAATTGCACATGAGACTCTCCTTGATCGCAGAGGACTTACGGCTACCATCTCCACGTAAGCTGCTAGCTCTTGCGCCTTGCCTTCATCCTGTTTCCTGTTCGTTCCATGGTATAGTGACCGGAGCAAGGCTTTGATAAGGATACGGTATGGGTAGTCTACCATTTTTTATAAGAGCTACAGCTTTTTTCACACTATTTTTTGGTCTCCTCCTTATCGAGCAGATCGCACCTTATGCACCCACCGCTCAAAAAAAGTCTTTCAGGGTCATCTTTCACCTGGGACTGAACATCACCAATAGCGTAATCCTTTACCTGGTGATGACCTGGCCCACAGTCGGCGCGCTCGTGTATTCACAGCACCATGCTCTAAGCATAGCGTCCCTGCTGGGACTCGGGGGCTGGACCGAGATCGTTGCAACAGTCATTCTCCTCGATATCTGGGATTACTGGATGCATCGCGCGTTCCACAAGGTGCCGTTCATGTGGCGCTTTCACAGGGCCCACCACAGTGATATGGAACTGGATGTGACTACGGCAGCGAGGTTCCACATCGGAGAGCTTATTCTCTCGGGTTGCTCCAAATGTCTGATGATTCTCTTTTGGGGGCCGTCACTCTGGGGATTGGTGGCTTTCGACCTTCTTCTCAACAGCGCGTCGCTCTTCCATCACAGCAATGTCGCCATACCGATGCGCTTTCAAGACAGGTTGGAAAGGCTGATCGTCACTCCGAGGATGCACCGCTGCCATCATGCACTTTACCGCGCCTGCTTCAATACCAATTTTTCGACTATACTGAGTTTCTGGGACCGAATTTTCGCCAGTTATCGCTG contains:
- a CDS encoding DUF3467 domain-containing protein is translated as MDIGKGGAEQIQINTTDELSRGRYANSMIVGHGPEEFTIDWLLQSHNGAHLVSRIIVTPGHMKRIVKALEENLFRYEQNFGEIRIVEPPPTMVQ
- a CDS encoding trypsin-like peptidase domain-containing protein; this encodes MSLSLLLNGRSLILLFFVVTFMGGPALLVAPCPSQAAPSVDLSTAIVEIAKKTIPAVAHIEVTERQEVANPFLPFEGDPFFRYFFGNPKMPKKFKREVRGLGTGMIIDARGHILTNYHVAGGATKIEVVLANGKHYQAKLVGGDPKTDLAVIEIPTKEQLPYVTFGDSDKVEVGEWVVAIGHPRGLDQTVTQGIISAKHRRGITDPTSYQDFLQTDAPINPGNSGGPLLNLRGEVIGVNAAIASESGGSEGIGFAIPSNIAQHISKLLIAHGKVERGWLGVGVQDLTQELAKSAGVDTLKGAYVSEVVKGGPAERAGLKKGDIVVAYQGKEIADASSLRNEAANTPIGSDARVTILRAGKKHDLTIHIGSLQEATKILAASLKERLGAEFRAVTPQEVSKYGLESNQGVAITRVDAKGPLGEVGFEPGDLILQIEGQTISSLENFIELVSSLKPGVRVTLVAVDHRSGNAGQVQVTVR
- a CDS encoding ABC transporter substrate-binding protein — its product is MRPGSSKSVWIGLALCIGLFFLWSANASAAEQPPIRVGILLPYTGVNALAAKLTNDGAELYFDEIGRKAGGRTIQIVKEDTELNPTVGLTKVRRLVEEQKVNFIIGPLSSAVGLAIHDYIRRQKVVQINPVATAKELTSPDKASENVFRVCETADQSSFTMGKWVYKNTAYRNMVLSSADWAAGHDSLDAFKAGFTEAGGKILKEVYPKMGTMDFAPFLSVIDVKGADAVYTFYTGTDAVRFVQQYEEFGLKKRLPLLGHNVLTDDPYLASIGDPALGIITIGHYSAALDTPKSRAFVKAYTAKYGEPPSRYAEYGYTAANVIGAAIASLKGDVQDPTRVAKEVMQIAPKIETPAGPLAFDKYHQRIMTMYILKVEKKDGKLVNAVIDRIPGVAQADVWKYWQHK
- a CDS encoding C45 family autoproteolytic acyltransferase/hydrolase, with protein sequence MKKTICAIAVMAVFGLVFFHCATLFAAPDTSAPIRVVVVSGSNYEMGVQYGEQAADLIAANRDVTWQILDNEVTVFKGGPLLGHDGVLKDIQVWTYYIEKYDPQMKEWLRGISKGCKNKGVHISYVDLIALMVLPQELWARPGAPYPSETGVASLQNEKATALAKARTGNRAQASCTSFAATGNATQDHQSMVSLTTGFIEDIKSFVILIAFPDEGERFIDLTMAGRIASNTGMNDKFAWIMTASVTDPRTPCATNWGVTSEVYFHYMLQYAKSPADAMKYLDATPKGGVTGIFLFADKSGDVFAYECSYCGCLKRKPGDLGENKDFVATTNDYNSPAMIPYRIPADWFPDTYVRYNTIFKELSNAPRGTIGLDFAKAAWLSNKWYDAAKKQWNTVVPNDFSQLDMTTDPPTSFVCYVPGNNCEGGEGQVIQFPVRNTTYLQSGGPAGTSIKYYWPDDPKPTGEYTKWQLKNSIDKVAGAASDDAWEMLQAAWSAFTRKASGLNAATRKELTDLLSEATEAWWKGRMAEAAAENTSHGRDKGQVSLWSTALTDYATAQLYSQMVTTKLK
- a CDS encoding tripartite tricarboxylate transporter substrate-binding protein, whose translation is MRKKPMKQVLSICMMLSVLIAVAVGDLAAAPYYEGKVIRITVGTTPGGGYDAWARIVARHWGNHIPGKPTIVVENIPGAGGLIQIKNLYSATKPDGLTIGHILGGFILGQFLGEPGYDFDGEKFNFIGASYKDNVVLVLSKKSGITSAEKLRASPVPVKVGGLSKGNSSEGALRMAKYIGFPLQIVSGYKGTTEIRIAMESGEVAGGPPGWDSAKTSWLKPDSDEVFVALQFVPKPIKELPKVPRLIEFAKTDEQKKVVEVGVHAVNDFARPFVAPPGVPRERVAMLRKAFDDMVRDPAFLADAAKMKVTVDPATGDELAAEIAAVAKADKAILAKIKTILFE
- a CDS encoding isochorismatase family cysteine hydrolase; amino-acid sequence: MKITVLLFAVLICCFQTAAYAAPPPAFVPEKGKTALIVVDMQNDFVRDGGILQTKAAKATLGANKKLIDYFHANKMPVIYTRLVDVNDNQRVRLMKVGRPDALKANAIVPGFKRFYPDVQKELDSADVVDEIYPAKGDTVIDKDLFDAFQGTNLDITLKANGIRTVLVTGTVTQICVDSTGKGAFNNGYNAVLISDAISTDASEPYVKELLTNFGRLWGRVMTSDQAIQELSR
- a CDS encoding sterol desaturase family protein, translating into MGSLPFFIRATAFFTLFFGLLLIEQIAPYAPTAQKKSFRVIFHLGLNITNSVILYLVMTWPTVGALVYSQHHALSIASLLGLGGWTEIVATVILLDIWDYWMHRAFHKVPFMWRFHRAHHSDMELDVTTAARFHIGELILSGCSKCLMILFWGPSLWGLVAFDLLLNSASLFHHSNVAIPMRFQDRLERLIVTPRMHRCHHALYRACFNTNFSTILSFWDRIFASYRWSRDKAELEVMGLSGPRGDVTMKIKPFLLTPL